The DNA segment AGTCCACGTCATCAGACTGTAGCATTGCCGGGTTACACGCGCTGAACCTGACAAATCGGTGACAAGACTCAGATGACGGAATTTGCCCCGGATGCCGGTCTCCACAAGAATCGGAAACTCAAGGACGCTCTGCTGCAACACAAGGCTCTGTCGAAGGCCGGCTTTTCGGAGCGCCTGTTCGGCATGTTGTTTTCCGGCCTTGTCTATCCGCAGATCTGGGAGGATCCGGATATCGACATGGAGGCGATGGAGCTGCAGCCGCACCACCGCATCGTCACAATCGGCTCGGGCGGCTGCAACATGCTCGCCTATCTTTCGCAGAACCCGGCTTCCATCGATGTCGTCGACCTCAATCGTCACCACATCGCGCTGAACAAGCTCAAGCTCGCCGCCTTCCGGCTGCTACCCGGACATGCCGATCTCGTGCGCTTCTTCGGCACGCCGGACGTTAGCGCCAATAGCCAGGCATACGATCAGTTCATCGCGCCGCGTCTCGATCCGGCGACCGCCGCTCACTGGGATGGCCGCGACATGTATGGCCGCCGCCGCGTCACGGTGTTCAACCGCAACATCTATAAGACCGGCCTGCTCGGCCGCTTCATCGGCGCCGCCCATGTGCTGGCCCGCCTGCACGGCGTCCGCCTCGGCAAGATGACGGAAGCCCGCACGGTCCGCGAACAGCGGCAGTTCTTCGACAACGAAATTGCGCCGATCTTCGACAAGCCGATGGTCCGCTGGCTACTCGGCCGTAAGAGCTCGCTTTTCGGCCTCGGCATCCCGCCGCAACAATATGACGAACTTGCGAGCCTCGCAGGTGACGATTCCATATCTGGCGTCCTGAAGCACCGCCTGGAAAAGCTGGCCTGCCACTTCCCGATGCGGGACAATTATTTCGCCTGGCAGGCCTTTGCGCGGCGCTATGCCTCCCAACACCAAGGCCCGTTGCCGACCTATCTGCGGCCTGAGCACTACGCCGCAATCCGCGCCAATGCCGACCGCGTCGATGTGCATCATGCCAACTTCACGGAGCTTCTGGCCTCCAAGCCCGCCGCTTCGCGCGACCGCTATATCCTGCTCGACGCCCAGGACTGGATGACCGACGAACAGCTCAACGACCTCTGGGCTGAAATTACCCGCACGGCCCGCGAAGGCGCCCGCGTCATTTTCCGCACCGCCGCCGAAAAGAGCATCATCGAAGGTCGCCTCTCCCCCGCCATTCGCGATCAGTGGGTCTATTTCGAAGAGCGCTCGCAGGAGCTTAACGTCCGCGACCGCTCGGCGATCTACGGCGGCTTCCACATCTACGGGAAAAAAGCGTGAGCCAGGCGGATACAGGTCTTCAGACAAGCTCGAAGAACCATGCCGGACTGATGGACGGCATGTACCGTTACCAGCGGCACATCTACGACCTGACCCGCAAATATTACCTCTTCGGCCGCGATCGCACCATTGCGCACCTCAACGTGCCTTTGAGCGGCTCCCTACTGGAAGTGGGTTGCGGCACCGGCCGCAACATGTTGCTGGCTCATCGTCGCTTTCCCTCGGCGAGACTCTATGGCCTCGACATCTCCCAAGAGATGCTGATTTCGGCCCGCAATAATTTTCGCGGGCTGAAACAAGTACCGGATTTCCGCGTCGCCGACGCCACTGCCTTCTCGGCTGGTGATTTCGGTGTCGACGGTTTCGATCGTGTCATGATTTCCTACGCACTCTCGATGATCCCGGACTGGAAGAGCGCGATCGATGCTTCGCTGAACGCGGTCATTCCCGGCGGCGAACTGCACATCGTCGATTTCGGCCAACAGGAGCGCCTGCCTGGTTGGTTCCGCACCATGCTGAAAGGCTGGCTGACAAAGTTCCACGTCACCCCCCGCGCCGACCTCCGCGCCGTGCTCGAAGAGCGAGTCGCGGCGCGCGGCGCGAAGCTGGTATTCGAAGAAATCGGCCGGGGTTATGCATGGAGAGCTGTCGTCATTAAGCCGGCCGCCTAGCAAAAAAAGTGGAATTCGGCACGAAATCCGCTCATGCGGCATTCCAAGTATAAGAATTTACTTGAAGATAACGCATTTTTTACGTTGATATGGTGAAAAAGTGGCAAGGGCCGGCTGACAAACAGCTTGGTCCTTTGCCTCTTTTGGATTTTGGGGACCACACATCACGGAAGCCAAGTCTTGGGGCAGCAAGATTACTCGCGCCATAACGGGATATCCATGCGCAGGCTTCTGTCATGCTTACTGCCGCTCGCCCTCCTGCTGAATAGCTGCACCATGGGTTATGACAGCTTCCAGACCGCGTCGATACCGAAGACGCGTTTCAAGGATACGAAGCCGCAGGATTTCGGTCGCGACCATCCGGAGCGCCACCCCATTCACGGCATCGACATCTCGAAATGGCAAGGCGATATCGACTGGCGGACGGTGAAGAGTTCCGGCGTCGCCTTCGCCTTCATCAAGGCGACCGAAGGCAAGGATAGGGTCGATCCCCGCTTCAACGAATATTGGCAGGAAGCCAATAGCGCCGGCATTCCGTACGCCCCCTATCACTTCTACTATTTCTGCTCGACAGCGGACGACCAGGCCGACTGGTTCATCAACAATGTGCCGAAGAATGCAATGATGCTGCCGCCGGTGCTCGACGTCGAGTGGAACGCCGAATCCAAGACCTGCCGCACCCGGCCGGATCCGCAGACGGTGCGCACAGAGATCAAGCGGTTCATGGACCGCCTGGAGGCTTATTACGGCAAGCGCCCGATCATCTATACGTCGGTCGACTTCCATCGCGACAATCTTGCCGGCTATTTCAAGGATTATCACTTCTGGGTCCGCTCGGTCGCAAAGCATCCGACGGCGACCTATGCCGATCGCTCCTGGGCATTCTGGCAATACACGTCGACAGGCGTAATTCCAGGCATCAAGGGGCCAACGGACATCAATGTTTTTGCCGGTTCCGAACAGAATTGGCACAACTGGGTGGCGGCAGTAGAGAAGCAAGGAAATTCTTGAGACTACCTGAATTTCTCTCTTGCTTCTGTCACAATCTTCTGTGAAAGCGACCCTATTCTATCAGCAAAGAGGATCGCCTATGGACCCCTATACCATTCGACGCAGCGCACTCGCGTTTGTCTTCGCTTCAGCCATGGCAAGTGTGGCAATGGCGCAGAACGCGACCCCGACCGCGGCGGCGAATGCAGGTGGAACCAATGCCCCGCAGGTGGCTTGCGGCGGTGATCTCTCTTCCTTCCTGGCCGGCGTCAAGGCCGAGGCCACCGCGGCTGGCGCGGATGCTGCGGCCGCGGACAAGACACT comes from the Rhizobium sp. NXC24 genome and includes:
- a CDS encoding GH25 family lysozyme; the encoded protein is MRRLLSCLLPLALLLNSCTMGYDSFQTASIPKTRFKDTKPQDFGRDHPERHPIHGIDISKWQGDIDWRTVKSSGVAFAFIKATEGKDRVDPRFNEYWQEANSAGIPYAPYHFYYFCSTADDQADWFINNVPKNAMMLPPVLDVEWNAESKTCRTRPDPQTVRTEIKRFMDRLEAYYGKRPIIYTSVDFHRDNLAGYFKDYHFWVRSVAKHPTATYADRSWAFWQYTSTGVIPGIKGPTDINVFAGSEQNWHNWVAAVEKQGNS
- a CDS encoding DUF3419 family protein; this encodes MTEFAPDAGLHKNRKLKDALLQHKALSKAGFSERLFGMLFSGLVYPQIWEDPDIDMEAMELQPHHRIVTIGSGGCNMLAYLSQNPASIDVVDLNRHHIALNKLKLAAFRLLPGHADLVRFFGTPDVSANSQAYDQFIAPRLDPATAAHWDGRDMYGRRRVTVFNRNIYKTGLLGRFIGAAHVLARLHGVRLGKMTEARTVREQRQFFDNEIAPIFDKPMVRWLLGRKSSLFGLGIPPQQYDELASLAGDDSISGVLKHRLEKLACHFPMRDNYFAWQAFARRYASQHQGPLPTYLRPEHYAAIRANADRVDVHHANFTELLASKPAASRDRYILLDAQDWMTDEQLNDLWAEITRTAREGARVIFRTAAEKSIIEGRLSPAIRDQWVYFEERSQELNVRDRSAIYGGFHIYGKKA
- a CDS encoding class I SAM-dependent methyltransferase — protein: MDGMYRYQRHIYDLTRKYYLFGRDRTIAHLNVPLSGSLLEVGCGTGRNMLLAHRRFPSARLYGLDISQEMLISARNNFRGLKQVPDFRVADATAFSAGDFGVDGFDRVMISYALSMIPDWKSAIDASLNAVIPGGELHIVDFGQQERLPGWFRTMLKGWLTKFHVTPRADLRAVLEERVAARGAKLVFEEIGRGYAWRAVVIKPAA